The region TATGGGGGCAGCCCTCACGTTGGAGCGCTTAATTGATTTTATCAAGAGTGATGATGAGACAATTGAGCTGTAAAATTGTAGTTTAGAATAGTAATTCTTGGGAGCTTTTGAGAAGGAGAATTTATGACTATTGAAGAGGCTGTTTTAGCACGACATTCTGTGCGTAGGTATGCTTCGACGCCTTTGACTAAGGAGCAAGTCGAAGAATTGCAGTCGCGGATTCGTCGGCTGAATGAAAATTTTGCCCTCCACATGCAGCTTGTTTTAAATGACGATGTGGCATTTAGTGGGCGTTTGGCGCATTATGGCTCGTTTCGGAATGTGACAAATTACATTGCGATTGCGGGTCAAAAGTCAGTGGCGGGGTGCGAAGCTTCGCTCGATGAACGCGTGGGGTATGCGACTGCCGATATTGTGCTTTTGGCGCAGATGATTGGGCTAAATACTTGCGTGGTTGGGCTTACATTCAAGAAGACTCCGACAATTGAAATTGACGATGGCGAAAAGCTGGAGCTTGTGATTGCGATTGGCAATGGCGAGACGCAGGGCGTGCAGCACCCGATGAAGCCTGTGACGCGAATCGCGCCGGATTACGATCAATCTCCGGATTGGTTCAAGAAGGGGATTGACTGCGTGATGCTTGCGCCTTCGGCTTTGAACCAGTTCAAGGCTAAATTTACCGTTGACGAGAGCGGTCGTGTTTTTGCGGAGAAGCGTTTGGGCTTTTTTAGCAAGGTCGATCTTGGAATTTTCAAGTATTTCTTTGAAATTGGCTCTGGCAAGGAAATTTTCCGCCGTTCCATGCAAACTTTGCGCAGTTCAGACACGATTTAGCGCTGCTTTGTCATGCCCGATTTAATCGGGCATCGCCCTCTTGGGCTTGAAAAAAAGAAGATTCCTGCTCGGAGGCGGGAATGACAGATTAGGCTTAAATTTTTTTTAAATTTTATGGTAACACTTTTGAATACCTCCGGTGTTACATAAACGTGAAAAGCCTAGAACCCTTAAAAAAAGCAGGATTTGCAAAGATTTACGAGAAGTACGCGCCTATGGTCTATAGGCGCTGCCTGCAACTCCTTCGCGATGACGCTGAAGCTAGCGACCTTATGCAAGACGTTTTTTTGCGGATTTATTCTGCATCGGAGCGCCTTGATATGGAGTCGCCGAGCAGCCTTTTGTGGAATACGGCAACGAGACTTTGCCTCAACCGCATTCGTGACAAGCGCCGTCGTGGACTTGACGTAGATTCTTCGAGCCTGCTTTTGAGCATCGCCTGTGCCGAAGACGAGCATGACGATTACGAAACGAAAAATGTGCTGGCAAAGCTCTTTTCGAAGGAACCCGAATCTAGCCGCACAATGGCAGTCCTCCATTTTGTCGATGGAATGACGCTCGAAGAGACTGCCCGTGAAGTGGGGCTCTCGGTAAGCGGTGTGCGCAAGCGTTTGCGCGGGTTACAGGCCAAAGTTAAAACTCTGGAGGTTCAGTGATGATTCCCGATTGGAAATTAGAACGATTCCTGACTGGCGACTTGCCGGAAGAAGAAATGAATAAGCTTCGCGAGCTTGAAGCGAATGATGCGGTATTTGCAAATCGCGTAAAAATGCTCCGCGAAGATAACAAGGCAATTTTGAACAAGTTGCCGTTTGAAACGCTTGCCGCGAATCTTGGAACGGATGCTGCCAGGATTGCCGCGAAAAATGTTGCGAAAAATGCGGCGCGCTTTACGCTCGTGAAATTTGCGGTTGCGGCCATGTTCGTTTTTGCCGTTGCCTTGGTGGCGTTCTTTGCCCAGCGCGAAACTTCCGTGATGAATGAACGCGTGGGTAGCGATGTTGCAACAGTCAATGGCTCGCAAAATACGCAGGTTGCGCTTGCTGAAAATGAATCCGATACGCGAATCAAGGGACTTGAAGCCCGCATGGAAGTCTGGAAAAAGACGTCTGCCGGAATTGTCCAGCTGAACGATCTTGATTCTGTCGGCGAAGGCGATGAAATCCAGTTGCGCTATGCCGTCCCCGAGAAATGCTTTGGACTCCTTTTTAGCATGGACGGCAATGGCGCTCTGACTCTCCATATGGGCGATGGCGTGAAGGCGATTGAACTTGCTCCGGGCAAGATGAATTTGCTCCCGTTTGCGTACAAGCTTGATGATGCTCCGTACTTTGAAAAGTTCTTCTTCGTGACTTCTCCCAAGGAGTTTGCGGTTGAAGAAAATGATGTTGATAAGTTGCTTAAGAGAAGCGACGTGAAGGTGATTGTTTTTACTCTCAAGAAGGCGGGTAAATAATGTTTATGATTTCAAATAAGGCTTTTGGGGTGTTGTCTGGTTTGTCTTTTGCATTGCTTTTTGTGTTGCTCTTGTTGGCTTCCAATGCTAATGCTGCAACAGAATCGGGCCGAATCAATCGCTATGTTGTTGCCGTGAGTGCCAATAACGGTGGTGCAGGTCGTCCGATGCTTCGCTATGCGGAAAGTGATGCCCGTTCGTTTGCCAAAGTGCTTAAGGAAATGGGTGGCGTGCTTCCGCAGAACGTGATTCTCGTGAAGGAACCGTCTGTTGTTGCTTTGCAAAAGGAATTTGCGAATCTCGATGCAAAAATTTTGCAGGATAAAGCGTCTAATGGTCGCGACGAAGTGCTCGTCTATTACAGCGGTCACGCCGACGAAAAGGGTCTCCGTTTGGGCGAAGAAACTTACGCCTGGAAGGACTTGCGCAATCGCATTGACGCCCTCAGTGCCGATGTGAAAATTGCAGTGATTGATGCTTGCGGTTCTGGTGCAATTACCCGCGTGAAAGGTGGTAAGGCGGTGCCTGCTTTTATGGTCGACCAGAGCAGCGACATGAAGGGCTATGCGTTTATCACGAGCAGCACGCAAGATGAATCTAGCCAGGAAAGCGATAAGCTCAAGGGCTCGTTCTTTACGCACTCGCTTGTGAGCGGTCTCCGTGGCGCAGGCGACTTGAGTAGCGATGGCCGTGTGACGCTCTCGGAAGCGTACCAGTTTGCATTCAATGAAACTTTGCAAAAAACCGAAACAACGCTGGGTGGCGCTCAGCATCCGAGCCGTGACATGAACCTTGCGGGTACGGGTGACGTGGTGATGACCGATTTGCGTGCAACAAGTGCAGGTCTGGATTTGGACGAAAGCGTGGGTGGTCGCCTTTACATTCGCGATGCTGATGGCGAACTCGTCGCAGAACTCAATAAAAAGCAAGGTCATGCGATGAGTCTTGGCCTCCCGGCAGGAAATTACACGGTGAATCTCCAGCAGAAGACCGATTACATGGGCGCAACTGTTGCTCTTGTAAACGGTAAGCGCGAAAAGATTTCGATGGGCAATTTCACGAGTGTTGTGGCTGAACAGACGGTGTTCCGCGGTGAAATTGGCGGCAATAGAAGCTGCCCGGGTGGCGATACGATTGCTTGCTCGCTTGATTCCCTGGATCATAACGGCAAGTTCCGTACGACGTTTAGCTTCGTGAATACGGATAGCGATCCGCGTAAGGGCTTGCAGTTGGGCTTGTTCGTCGCTCGTACGAAGGATTACATGTTGGGTACGCAGGTGAGCTTGTTTGCAAATATTGCTCAAAAGGAAATGCACGGCTTGCAGGCGACAACGATTGTGAACGTGGCAAAAGACCACTTTGAAGGCGCCCAGCTTTCGTCTGTGGCAAACTACGCAGGGTCTTTTGATGGTGCGCAGGTGAGCTCGGTTGTGAACATTGCGAAGGACAAGTCCTCGGGGGCGCAGATTGGTATTGTGAACGTGGCCGTTGATTCGCTGAATGGTTTGCAGGTTTCTGCTGGTGTGAACTACGCGAAGGTTACAGATTGGCAGGTGACGGCTGGTGTGAATGTTGCACAAACTACAAAAAGCCAAGCGGTTGCTGGTGTCAATTATGCGACAAAGTCGAAAGTTCAGGTGGCTGCGGGGGTAAATGCTTCTCACGTTAACGAAAAGGTGCAAATTGGCGTTGTCAACTATGCCACGAATGAAAATGGTCGCCAGTGGGGTATTGTCAATATCTGCGCGCATTGCGAAAAGTCCCCAGTGGGTCTCGTCAATATCGTCGGAAATGGCGTGTGGAGCGTGACTCCATACATCAACGAAATGGGAGCGCTTGGCGGATCTGTCCATTTGGGTACGGCTTATTTCTACACGAATATTGAATGGGCCGCATTCTTTAAGAAAGGGCATATCTTTAAGGAGTTCGAAAAGTTCTATGAACACGGCGTTGGTATCGGTACCCAGTTTGGAAAGTACGGAAGCCATTGGGAACTCGAATACACGTTCTTCAACGTCTACGATAAATTTGGCATGGATGAAGATGATTGGAAGTCTGGATACCACCATCGCGGCCGCGTTGGTTATGTGTACCAGGTGTTCCCGGGTTTTGGCCTCTCGGTGGGTGGCTCGTTGAATTTGACGAGCGAAGGCTATCTGAACAAGCTATTGCTTAAACCGCTTGGCGATTACCACGATGACGTGAGCTACAAAGACCATAAAGGTCGCTGGTGGCCGGGATTCTACGCAGGACTTACCATCGGACGATTCTAGTTACTTTGTCATCCCCGATGCCTGTCCTCGCGCCTGTCCTCGCTTGACGGGGATGACGGGGACGAGCGGGCATCACCTGTATGCTCTTGTCATCCCCGACTTGTTCGGGGATCTCTTGTTATCTTGTCATGCCCGCCTCCGAGCGGGCATCTCCTGTTTAACAAACGAAAAATTTTATTTTTTGAATTATGTGGTAACACTTTTTGTACCTTAAGGTGTTCCATTGGGGAATGGTTTAGGAACTGTAATGAGTTTTATGTTGAAAATTGTTGTTTTTGTGTCGATGATGGTTGCGTTTGCCGCAGCCCACGAACGTATTATCTTCAATGGAATTGTTCAGGATGACTCGTTTGAAGCTCACGAAAAGCTGAATGTTGAAATTCTTGAAACAGGTGAGGCTTTGCAGACGACCGTGGGGGCGCCCTTTAGTGTTGTCCTCCCGGCTGACACGCTTTGGAACATTTGTGTGACGAACTCCGATACCTCTGGTGCCGAAAAAGAAAAATGCTATGAACTCCTGTATTTTGGTAATGATAGCACTTTCAGCAAAACGCTTGGTCCCAACGAAGTCACGGTTGAAGATACAATTTCGAACGGTCGTGCTGAAGCGCAAGCGGAGCCGAAGGCTCCGACTGCAAACTCCGATAGCACATCTGATGTTGATGTGGAAAAACTTCTCGCTTCGGGCGGCGCAAATTCCAAAGTGACCGAACTCAAAAAAGTCGTGGTGCAGTTGCGCCGCCGTCCAAAGCGCAAGCCGGGTGAATCTGTTGTTTCCGCAAAGTCCATCAAGCGCATGCCGGGCCTTGCCGAAGCCGATGTCATCAAGAGCATTCAGGCGCTCCCGGGCGTTGTCGCCAGTTCCGATTTCAGTTCCAAGATTTACGTGCGCGGTGGTGCTGCCGACCAGAATCTCTTCTTGTTCGATAACGCCGTTGTCTATTCTCCGGTGCATTTCTTTGGGCTTTTTAGCACGTTCCTCGTCGAAGGTATTGACGATGTGCAGTTCTATAAGAGCGGATTCCCGGCGCAGTACGGCAACCGTTTAAGTTCTGTGCTCAAAATGGAAGGTCGTGCGGGCGGTCAGGATTCTGTCGAAGAATGGTTTAGCAAGTCGAGCATCAAAATCAGTACGTTTGCGGCACAGCTCCATACCGAAGGTCATAAGGGGCCTGCCCGCTGGGTGTTTGCGGGTCGTACGACTTACATCGGCTACATTCTCGACTTGTGCAATGCCATTGGCCTCTTGGATTTGGATCTGGATTACGAGTTCACGGACTTGCAGGGAACGTTTATGTACGATTTCTCTAAAGATACGCGCCTCAAGTTAAGTTTCTATATCGGAAAGGACCGCTTGGAATATGACCCGCTTTACA is a window of Fibrobacter sp. UBA4297 DNA encoding:
- a CDS encoding nitroreductase family protein gives rise to the protein MTIEEAVLARHSVRRYASTPLTKEQVEELQSRIRRLNENFALHMQLVLNDDVAFSGRLAHYGSFRNVTNYIAIAGQKSVAGCEASLDERVGYATADIVLLAQMIGLNTCVVGLTFKKTPTIEIDDGEKLELVIAIGNGETQGVQHPMKPVTRIAPDYDQSPDWFKKGIDCVMLAPSALNQFKAKFTVDESGRVFAEKRLGFFSKVDLGIFKYFFEIGSGKEIFRRSMQTLRSSDTI
- a CDS encoding RNA polymerase sigma factor, encoding MKSLEPLKKAGFAKIYEKYAPMVYRRCLQLLRDDAEASDLMQDVFLRIYSASERLDMESPSSLLWNTATRLCLNRIRDKRRRGLDVDSSSLLLSIACAEDEHDDYETKNVLAKLFSKEPESSRTMAVLHFVDGMTLEETAREVGLSVSGVRKRLRGLQAKVKTLEVQ
- a CDS encoding caspase family protein — its product is MFMISNKAFGVLSGLSFALLFVLLLLASNANAATESGRINRYVVAVSANNGGAGRPMLRYAESDARSFAKVLKEMGGVLPQNVILVKEPSVVALQKEFANLDAKILQDKASNGRDEVLVYYSGHADEKGLRLGEETYAWKDLRNRIDALSADVKIAVIDACGSGAITRVKGGKAVPAFMVDQSSDMKGYAFITSSTQDESSQESDKLKGSFFTHSLVSGLRGAGDLSSDGRVTLSEAYQFAFNETLQKTETTLGGAQHPSRDMNLAGTGDVVMTDLRATSAGLDLDESVGGRLYIRDADGELVAELNKKQGHAMSLGLPAGNYTVNLQQKTDYMGATVALVNGKREKISMGNFTSVVAEQTVFRGEIGGNRSCPGGDTIACSLDSLDHNGKFRTTFSFVNTDSDPRKGLQLGLFVARTKDYMLGTQVSLFANIAQKEMHGLQATTIVNVAKDHFEGAQLSSVANYAGSFDGAQVSSVVNIAKDKSSGAQIGIVNVAVDSLNGLQVSAGVNYAKVTDWQVTAGVNVAQTTKSQAVAGVNYATKSKVQVAAGVNASHVNEKVQIGVVNYATNENGRQWGIVNICAHCEKSPVGLVNIVGNGVWSVTPYINEMGALGGSVHLGTAYFYTNIEWAAFFKKGHIFKEFEKFYEHGVGIGTQFGKYGSHWELEYTFFNVYDKFGMDEDDWKSGYHHRGRVGYVYQVFPGFGLSVGGSLNLTSEGYLNKLLLKPLGDYHDDVSYKDHKGRWWPGFYAGLTIGRF